The following coding sequences are from one Luteimonas sp. S4-F44 window:
- the maiA gene encoding maleylacetoacetate isomerase: protein MTDTGLTLYGYWRSSAAYRVRIALHLKALAFASVPVHLLRDGGEQHAPPHAARNPQQLVPVLRHGERMLTQSLAIIEYLDEVFPSSPLLPSDPIARHRARALAQLVACDIHPLGNLRVLQFLEREWEIDPAGRARWIERWVADGLAAFETLLGEAPDAGRFCVGDAPGLADCALVPQLYNARRFGVELAPYPRILAIEAACLAMPAFAAARPEAQPDAA from the coding sequence GTGACCGACACTGGGTTGACGCTGTACGGCTACTGGCGTTCGAGCGCTGCGTACCGCGTGCGCATCGCGCTGCACCTCAAAGCGCTGGCGTTTGCGTCGGTGCCGGTGCATCTGCTGCGCGACGGCGGCGAGCAACATGCGCCCCCGCACGCGGCGCGCAATCCCCAGCAGTTGGTGCCGGTGCTGCGGCATGGCGAGCGCATGCTGACCCAGTCGCTGGCGATCATCGAATACCTCGACGAGGTCTTCCCGTCGTCGCCGCTGCTGCCGTCCGATCCGATCGCGCGCCATCGTGCAAGGGCGCTCGCGCAACTGGTGGCCTGCGACATCCATCCGCTGGGCAACCTGCGCGTGCTGCAGTTCCTGGAGCGCGAGTGGGAGATCGATCCGGCGGGGCGCGCGCGCTGGATCGAGCGCTGGGTCGCCGACGGCCTCGCGGCGTTCGAGACCCTGCTGGGCGAGGCGCCCGACGCGGGCAGGTTCTGCGTCGGCGACGCGCCCGGGCTCGCTGATTGCGCGCTGGTCCCGCAGCTCTATAACGCCCGCCGTTTCGGTGTCGAGCTCGCGCCGTACCCGCGCATCCTTGCGATCGAGGCGGCTTGCCTGGCGATGCCGGCCTTCGCTGCCGCGCGGCCCGAGGCCCAGCCCGAC